In one Cervus canadensis isolate Bull #8, Minnesota chromosome 22, ASM1932006v1, whole genome shotgun sequence genomic region, the following are encoded:
- the RAD54L2 gene encoding helicase ARIP4: MSDESASGSDPDLDPDVELEDAEEEEEEEAEVAVEEHGRDDGEDLLDDPSLEDMCGTECAQLGEDGQQPPRCTSTTSSQSEPAEQLRRHQGKSLASEDPKKKRAQKPSHMRRNIRKLLREDQLEPVTKAAQQEELERRKRLEQQRKDYAAPIPTVPLELFPEEIVLRASDGPQLPPRVLTQEVICLDSSSGSEDEKSSRDEVIELSSGEEDTLHIVDSSESVSEEDEEEEKGGTHVNDVLNQRDALGRVLVNLNHPPEEENVFLAPQLARAVKPHQIGGIRFLYDNLVESLERFKTSSGFGCILAHSMGLGKTLQVISFVDVLFRHTPAKTVLAIVPVNTLQNWLAEFNMWLPAPEALPADNKPEEVQPRFFKVHILNDEHKTMAARAKVMADWVSEGGVLLMGYEMYRLLTLKKSFATGRPKKAKKRSHPVIIDLDEEDRQQEFRREFEKALCRPGPDVVICDEGHRIKNCQASTSQALKNIRSRRRVVLTGYPLQNNLIEYWCMVDFVRPDFLGTRQEFSNMFERPILNGQCIDSTPQDVRLMRYRSHVLHSLLEGFVQRRGHTVLKIHLPAKEENVILVRLSQIQRDLYTQFMDRFRDCGSSGWLGLNPLKAFCVCCKIWNHPDVLYEALQKENLANEQDLDVEELGSAGTSARCPSQGTKGKVEDSALASSMGEATNSKFLQGVGFNPFQERGNNIVTYEWAKDLLTNYQTGVLENSPKMVLLFHLIEESVKLGDKILVFSQSLSTLALIEEFLGKREVPCLPGAEGQGIQKWVRNVSYFRLDGSTPAFERERLINQFNDPSNLTTWLFLLSTRAGCLGVNLIGANRVVVFDASWNPCHDAQAVCRVYRYGQKKPCHIYRLVADFTLEKKIYDRQISKQGMSDRVVDDLNPMLNFTRKEVENLLHFVEKEPAPQTSLNIKGIKEPVLQLACLKYPHLITKEPFEHESLLLNRKDHKLTKAEKKAAKKSYEEDKRTSVPYTRPSYAQYYPASDQSLTSIPAFSQRNWQPTLKSDEKPVASVRPVQSTPIPMMPRHVPLGGSVSSASSTNPAMNFPINYLQRAGVLVQKVVTTTDIVIPGLNSSTDVQARINAGESIHIIRGTKGTYIRTSDGRIFAVRATGKPKAPEDGRMAASGSQGPSLESTSNGRHSASSPKAPDPEGLARPVSPDSPEIISELQQYADVAAARESRQSSPSSSAALPGPPAPLVDGSAVPGTALGTEPRHGGHCLNSSLLVTGQPCGDRHPVLDLRGHKRKLATPPAAQESARRRSRKGHLPAPVQPYEHGYPVSGGFAVPPVSLNHNLTPPFTSQAGENSLFMGSTPSYYQLSNLLADARLVFPVTTDPLVPAGPVSSSSTATSVTASNPSFMLNPSVTGILPSYSLPFSQPLLSEPRMFAPFPSPVLPSNLSRGMSVYPGYISPHAGYPAGGLLRSQVPPFDSHEVAEVGFSSNDDEDKDDDVIEVTGK, translated from the exons ACCCATCCCTGGAAGACATGTGTGGTACTGAGTGTGCCCAGCTGGGAGAAGATGGGCAGCAGCCACCGCGGTGCACTTCAACTACCTCATCTCAGTCTGAGCCTGCAGAGCAGCTTAGGCGCCACCAAGGCAAGAGCCTTGCCTCTGAGGACCCCAAAAAGAAGAGAGCTCAGAAACCCTCCCACATGAGAAGAAACATACG AAAGCTGCTCCGGGAGGATCAGTTGGAGCCAGTTACCAAAGCAGCACAACAGGAAGAATTGGAAAGAAGGAAACGCCTGGAGCAGCAGAGAAAGGATTACGCAGCCCCCATTCCCACCGTCCCCCTTGAGTTATTTCCCG AGGAAATTGTCTTAAGAGCAAGCGATGGTCCCCAACTGCCTCCTCGGGTCTTGACCCAGGAAGTCATTTGTTTGGACAGTAGCAGTGGCAGCGAGGACGAAAAAAGCAGTCGAGATG AGGTGATTGAACTGAGCTCTGGAGAGGAGGATACTCTGCACATTGTGGACAGCAGTGAGTCTGTCAGTGAggaggatgaggaagaggagaagggtggCACCCATGTGAATGACGTCTTAAATCAGCGTGATGCTCTGGGCCGGGTCCTTGTCAACCTGAACCACCCTCCGGAGGAGGAGAATGTCTTCCTGGCCCCTCAGTTGGCACGGGCGGTGAAACCTCATCAG ATTGGTGGGATCCGATTCCTCTATGATAACCTGGTTGAGTCCCTGGAGAGATTTAAGACCAGTAGTGGCTTTGGCTGTATCCTCGCCCACAGCATGGGTCTGGGGAAGACTTTGCAAGTGATCTCCTTCGTCGACGTTCTCTTCCGCCACACGCCAGCCAAAACTGTCCTTGCCATTGTGCCG GTTAATACTCTTCAGAACTGGCTGGCAGAGTTCAACATGTGGCTCCCAGCTCCTGAAGCCCTTCCAGCTGACAATAAGCCTGAAGAAGTCCAGCCTCGGTTCTTTAAAGTTCACATCTTGAATGATGAGCACAA GACAATGGCAGCTCGCGCCAAAGTGATGGCTGATTGGGTGTCAGAGGGAGGGGTGCTGCTGATGGGGTATGAAATGTACAGGCTCCTCACCCTGAAGAAATCCTTTGCCACAGGTAGACCGAAGAAAGCCAAGAAACGTTCTCACCCGGTCATCATTGATCTGGATGAGGAAGACCGACAGCAGGAGTTTCGAAGAG AGTTTGAGAAGGCCTTATGCCGCCCTGGCCCTGATGTGGTGATCTGTGACGAAGGACACCGCATCAAAAACTGCCAGGCCAGCACCTCCCAGGCCCTGAAGAACATTCGCTCCCGCCGCCGGGTGGTGCTGACCGGGTACCCCCTGCAGAACAACCTCATCGAGTACTGGTGCATGGTGGACTTCGTGCGCCCTGACTTCCTCGGCACCCGGCAGGAGTTCAGCAACATGTTTGAGCGCCCCATCCTGAACGGACAGTGTATTGACAGCACACCTCAGGACGTCCGCCTCATGCGCTACCGGAGCCACGTCCTGCACAGCCTCCTGGAGGGCTTCGTGCAGAG GAGGGGCCACACTGTGCTGAAGATTCACCTCCCCGCCAAGGAAGAAAATGTGATCCTGGTGCGGCTCTCTCAGATTCAGCGAGATTTGTACACACAGTTCATGGACCGCTTCCGGGACTGTGGTAGCAGCGGCTGGCTGGGGCTAAACCCTCTCAAGGCTTTCTGTGTGTGCTGCAAG ATCTGGAATCACCCCGACGTGCTGTATGAAGCCCTTCAGAAGGAGAACCTGGCCAATGAGCAAGACCTGGACGTGGAAGAGCTTGGTTCAGCGGGAACTAGTGCCCGCTGCCCGTCACAGGGAACAAAAGGCAAGGTGGAGGACAGCGCCCTGGCCTCCTCAATGGGAGAGGCAACCAACAGCAAGTTCCTCCAAGGGGTCGGCTTCAACCCTTTCCAGGAGCGAGGCAACAACATTGTCACATATGAATGG GCCAAGGACCTTTTGACTAATTACCAAACTGGTGTCTTGGAGAACTCTCCCAAGATGGTACTGCTTTTCCACCTGATTGAGGAAAGTGTGAAGCTTGGAGACAAGATCCTTGTGTTCAG CCAGAGCCTTTCCACCTTGGCTCTAATCGAGGAGTTCCTAGGGAAGCGAGAAGTACCCTGTCTACCTGGTGCTGAGGGCCAaggaatacagaagtgggttcgAAACGTCAGCTACTTCC GGCTAGATGGTAGCACCCCTGCCTTTGAGAGGGAGCGGCTCATTAATCAGTTCAATGATCCCAGCAACCTCACCACCTGGCTGTTCCTTCTCTCCACAAG GGCTGGGTGTTTGGGCGTGAATCTGATCGGTGCCAACCGAGTGGTGGTGTTCGACGCTTCCTGGAACCCTTGCCATGATGCTCAGGCTGTGTGTCGGGTATACCGTTATGGCCAGAAAAAGCCCTGTCACATCTATCGCCTTGTGGCTGATTTCACCCTTGAAAAGAAGATCTATGACCGTCAGATTTCGAAGCAGGGCATGTCAG ATCGGGTGGTGGATGATCTCAATCCAATGCTGAATTTTACTCGAAAGGAGGTGGAGAACCTACTGCACTTCGTGGAGAAGGAGCCAGCTCCCCAAACATCCTTGAACATTAAGGGGATCAAGGAGCCAGTCCTACAACTTGCCTGTCTGAAATACCCTCACCTCATCACCAAG GAGCCTTTTGAGCATGAGTCATTGCTCCTTAACCGAAAGGATCACAAGCTGACCAAGGCTGAGAAAAAAGCAGCAAAGAAGAGCTACGAGGAGGACAAACGAACATCGGTCCCCTATACCCGCCCATCATATGCACAGTATTACCCGGCCAGCGACCAGAGCCTGACCAGCATCCCCGCCTTCAGTCAGAGAAACTG GCAGCCAACCCTGAAGAGTGATGAGAAGCCCGTGGCCAGTGTTCGTCCTGTACAGTCCACCCCGATCCCCATGATGCCACGGCATGTCCCGCTGGGAGGCAGTGTAAGCTCTGCCTCCAGCACAAACCCAGCTATGAACTTCCCGATCAACTACCTGCAGCGTGCAGGAGTCCTTGTGCAGAAGGTGGTCACCACAACAG ATATTGTTATTCCTGGGCTCAACAGCTCCACAGATGTACAGGCAAGAATTAATGCTGGCGAGAGCATCCACATCATCCGTGGGACGAAAG GGACATACATCCGTACCAGTGATGGGCGAATCTTTGCTGTCCGGGCGACTGGCAAACCAAAGGCCCCTGAAGATGGTCGGATGGCTGCCTCAG GTTCCCAGGGGCCTTCTCTCGAGTCTACAAGCAATGGCAGACACAGTGCCTCATCACCTAAAGCCCCCGACCCCGAGGGGCTGGCCCGGCCCGTCTCTCCAGACAGCCCGGAGATCATCAGCGAGCTCCAGCAGTACGCGGATGTGGCTGCTGCCCGAGAGTCCCGCCAGAGCTCCCCAAGCTCCAGTGCCGCCCTGCCTGGCCCCCCGGCTCCACTTGTGGACGGCAGTGCTGTTCCTGGGACAGCCCTCGGGACTGAGCCTCGACACGGGGGTCATTGCCTCAATAGTTCCCTCCTGGTGACCGGCCAGCCCTGTGGTGATAGGCACCCAGTGTTGGACTTACGGGGCCACAAGCGCAAGTTGGCCACCCCACCTGCTGCCCAGGAGTCAGCCCGCCGGCGGTCCAGGAAGGGCCATCTGCCAGCTCCCGTGCAGCCGTATGAACACGGGTATCCAGTTTCTGGCGGGTTTGCCGTGCCACCCGTCTCCTTAAACCATAACCTCACCCCCCCCTTCACCTCCCAGGCTGGGGAGAACTCCCTGTTCATGGGCAGTACCCCCTCCTACTACCAGCTGTCCAATTTGCTGGCAGATGCCCGCCTGGTGTTCCCAGTGACTACTGACCCTCTGGTGCCGGCAGGCCCCGTCAGTTCCTCTTCCACGGCTACCTCAGTCACTGCCAGCAACCCCTCCTTCATGCTCAACCCCTCTGTAACAGGGATACTCCCCAGCTACTCACTCCCATTCTCACAGCCACTCCTGTCCGAGCCAAGGATGTTCGCGCCTTTTCCTTCCCCTGTCTTGCCCAGCAACCTTTCACGGGGCATGTCTGTCTACCCCGGCTACATATCCCCACACGCAGGCTACCCAGCCGGTGGCCTCCTCCGGTCCCAGGTGCCTCCATTTGACTCTCATGAGGTTGCTGAGGTGGGGTTCAGCTCCAATGATGATGAGGATAAGGATGATGATGTAATAGAGGTCACTGGGAAATAG